One Pseudonocardia sediminis DNA window includes the following coding sequences:
- a CDS encoding O-acetylhomoserine aminocarboxypropyltransferase/cysteine synthase family protein yields METMSDQQQDRSWGFRTRAVHAGAVPDSETGSRAVPIYQTTSYVFNDTQDAASLFALQKYGLIYSRIANPTVAVLEERLASLDGGIGAVATASGQSAEFLTFAALAGAGDHIVSASALYGGTITQLDVTLRRFGIDTTFVPGTDPADYAAAITEKTKLIFAEVVSNPGGEVSDIAGLAEVAHARGIPLVIDNTLGTPYLCRPIEHGADIVIHSVTKFLGGHGTTLGGVVVEAGTFDWGNGNFPVMTEPVPSYGGLSWWGNFQELGFLTKLRAEQLRDVGATLSAHSAFLLLQGVETLPQRMDQHVANAQKVAEWLEADPRVGYVRYSGLPSHPHHERAKKYLPQGPGAVFAFGVAGGRAAGARFIESVQLCSHLANVGDVRTLVLHPGSTTHQQLTQSQLDEAGVPEDLIRISVGLEDPEDIIWDLDQALTAASKEA; encoded by the coding sequence ATGGAGACCATGAGCGATCAGCAGCAGGACCGGTCCTGGGGTTTCCGGACCCGGGCCGTCCACGCCGGGGCGGTGCCCGACTCCGAGACCGGGTCGCGCGCGGTGCCGATCTACCAGACGACGAGCTACGTCTTCAACGACACCCAGGACGCGGCGAGCCTGTTCGCGCTGCAGAAGTACGGGCTGATCTACAGCCGGATCGCGAACCCGACCGTCGCCGTGCTCGAGGAGCGCCTGGCGAGCCTCGACGGCGGCATCGGCGCGGTGGCGACGGCCAGCGGCCAGTCCGCGGAGTTCCTGACCTTCGCCGCGCTCGCCGGGGCCGGGGACCACATCGTGTCGGCGTCGGCGCTCTACGGCGGCACGATCACCCAGCTCGACGTGACGCTGCGCCGTTTCGGCATCGACACCACGTTCGTCCCCGGCACCGACCCGGCCGACTACGCCGCCGCGATCACCGAGAAGACGAAGCTGATCTTCGCCGAGGTCGTGTCCAACCCCGGCGGCGAGGTCTCCGACATCGCCGGTCTGGCCGAGGTCGCGCACGCCCGCGGCATCCCGCTCGTCATCGACAACACGCTCGGCACCCCGTACCTGTGCCGCCCGATCGAGCACGGCGCCGACATCGTGATCCACTCGGTGACGAAGTTCCTCGGCGGGCACGGCACCACGCTCGGCGGCGTCGTCGTCGAGGCCGGGACGTTCGACTGGGGCAACGGCAACTTCCCGGTCATGACCGAGCCGGTCCCGTCCTACGGCGGCCTGAGCTGGTGGGGCAACTTCCAGGAGCTCGGCTTCCTGACCAAGCTGCGGGCCGAGCAGCTGCGCGACGTCGGCGCGACGCTGTCGGCGCACTCGGCGTTCCTGCTGCTGCAGGGCGTGGAGACGCTGCCGCAGCGGATGGACCAGCACGTGGCGAACGCTCAGAAGGTCGCGGAGTGGCTCGAGGCCGACCCGCGGGTGGGCTACGTGCGCTACTCCGGCCTGCCGAGCCACCCCCACCACGAGCGGGCGAAGAAGTACCTCCCGCAGGGGCCCGGCGCGGTGTTCGCGTTCGGTGTGGCCGGTGGCCGTGCGGCCGGGGCGCGGTTCATCGAGTCGGTGCAGCTGTGCAGCCACCTGGCCAACGTCGGCGACGTGCGCACCCTCGTCCTGCACCCGGGCTCGACGACGCACCAGCAGCTGACGCAGTCCCAGCTCGACGAGGCCGGCGTCCCGGAAGATCTGATCCGGATCAGCGTTGGACTGGAGGACCCCGAGGACATCATCTGGGACCTGGACCAGGCCCTGACCGCGGCGTCGAAGGAGGCGTGA
- a CDS encoding CoA-binding protein — protein sequence MTTTQETTPTWTNPPAIRRQQILRDTRTVAVVGASANAARASNFVATYLLASTGFDVYFVNPNATEILGRPVYASLDALPVVPDLVDVFRKPADLSGVLDEVLALDPHPSTFWLQFGLFDEGLARRAEKAGLEVVMDRCLKVEHARFHGGLHLAGFDTGVISSRRRDG from the coding sequence ATGACCACGACCCAGGAGACGACACCGACCTGGACGAACCCGCCCGCGATCCGCCGCCAGCAGATCCTGCGTGACACCCGCACCGTCGCGGTGGTCGGTGCGTCCGCGAACGCGGCCCGGGCCAGCAACTTCGTCGCGACCTACCTGCTGGCCTCGACCGGCTTCGACGTCTACTTCGTCAACCCGAACGCCACCGAGATCCTCGGACGTCCGGTGTACGCCTCGCTGGACGCGCTGCCGGTCGTCCCGGACCTGGTGGACGTGTTCCGCAAGCCCGCGGACCTGTCCGGGGTGCTGGACGAGGTGCTCGCGCTGGACCCGCACCCGTCCACGTTCTGGCTGCAGTTCGGGCTGTTCGACGAGGGGTTGGCCCGGCGTGCGGAGAAGGCCGGGCTGGAGGTCGTGATGGACCGCTGCCTCAAGGTCGAGCACGCCCGCTTCCACGGCGGCCTGCACCTGGCCGGCTTCGACACCGGGGTGATCTCCTCGCGCCGCCGGGACGGCTGA
- a CDS encoding GNAT family N-acetyltransferase, with product MVTIRPAEPADVDRARRLAHDAYRHYTERIGRPPAPMEADYAAVVDAGTMWVAEDDGRMVGFIVLLDTDDHLLLDNVAVDPLAQGRGVGARLLALAEEQAVARGHDRIELYTNEAMTENLDYYPRKGYVETRRAEQDGYRRVFFAKSLEGRSS from the coding sequence ATGGTCACGATCCGGCCCGCGGAACCCGCCGACGTCGACCGGGCCCGGCGCCTGGCGCACGACGCCTACCGGCACTACACCGAGCGGATCGGCCGTCCGCCGGCGCCGATGGAGGCCGACTACGCCGCCGTCGTCGACGCCGGCACGATGTGGGTCGCCGAGGACGACGGCCGGATGGTCGGCTTCATCGTCCTCCTCGACACCGACGACCACCTGCTGCTCGACAACGTGGCGGTCGACCCGCTCGCCCAGGGCCGTGGTGTCGGCGCACGGCTTCTGGCACTGGCCGAGGAGCAGGCGGTGGCCCGCGGCCACGACCGGATCGAGCTCTACACCAACGAGGCCATGACCGAGAACCTCGACTACTACCCCCGCAAGGGCTACGTCGAGACCCGCCGGGCCGAGCAGGACGGCTACCGCCGCGTCTTCTTCGCCAAGTCCCTCGAGGGCCGATCCTCGTAG
- a CDS encoding DUF418 domain-containing protein, with the protein MTAAGPTPAADRAPAPDLARGAMLLLIALANVHRYVFGIVPGQLSMPDRVVVWVETLFVDGRAYPLFGLLFGYGVVQLARRRDGDAAVALVRRRGVAMVAIGLAHGVLLWSGEIVGAYGLLAVVLAGLVVRGPATSLAVVAVGGLVLAGALTAGVPPVPGSPPGSFLSIMMTDPVAALVARAGEWVLAGLLGQLVAVAGAVAVGGLAARARLLDEPGRHRALLVRVAVVGGAGAVAGGLPQALLLTGTWNAAPELASLSGSVNTVAGYAGAAGYAALFGLLAVRTAGRRSRAVDALRAAGQRSLSCYLAQSVVFAALFPAWALGLGATTPLWGAALVGIGTWLITVLLAVASARTGRRGPAEALLRRLTYGSRNPVAEPGPDPGRRS; encoded by the coding sequence ATGACCGCCGCCGGCCCCACCCCGGCAGCGGACCGCGCTCCCGCGCCCGACCTCGCCCGCGGCGCGATGCTCCTGCTGATCGCCCTGGCCAACGTGCATCGCTACGTGTTCGGGATCGTGCCGGGGCAGCTGAGCATGCCGGACCGGGTGGTGGTCTGGGTCGAGACGCTGTTCGTCGACGGGCGCGCCTATCCCCTGTTCGGCCTGCTCTTCGGCTACGGCGTCGTGCAGCTCGCGCGACGGCGCGACGGGGACGCGGCCGTGGCGCTGGTCCGCCGCCGCGGCGTCGCGATGGTCGCGATCGGGCTGGCGCACGGGGTGCTGCTGTGGTCCGGGGAGATCGTCGGCGCCTACGGGCTGCTCGCCGTCGTGCTGGCGGGGCTGGTGGTGCGCGGCCCGGCGACGTCGCTGGCCGTCGTCGCCGTCGGCGGGCTGGTCCTGGCCGGGGCGCTGACCGCCGGGGTGCCGCCGGTCCCGGGCAGCCCGCCCGGGTCGTTCCTGTCGATCATGATGACGGACCCGGTGGCCGCGCTCGTCGCGCGTGCGGGCGAGTGGGTCCTGGCCGGCCTGCTCGGACAGCTGGTCGCCGTCGCCGGTGCGGTCGCGGTCGGTGGGCTCGCCGCGCGGGCACGGCTGCTCGACGAACCGGGACGACACCGCGCCCTGCTCGTCCGCGTCGCCGTCGTGGGTGGGGCCGGTGCGGTGGCCGGCGGGCTCCCCCAGGCCCTGCTGCTGACCGGGACCTGGAACGCGGCACCGGAGCTCGCCTCGCTGTCCGGCTCGGTGAACACGGTCGCCGGCTACGCGGGTGCGGCGGGTTACGCGGCGCTGTTCGGCCTGCTCGCGGTCCGGACGGCCGGGCGTCGCTCCCGGGCCGTCGACGCGCTGCGGGCGGCCGGGCAGCGGTCGCTGTCCTGCTACCTCGCCCAGTCCGTGGTGTTCGCGGCGCTGTTCCCGGCGTGGGCGCTCGGACTCGGCGCGACGACGCCGCTGTGGGGTGCGGCGCTGGTCGGGATCGGGACGTGGCTGATCACGGTCCTCCTGGCCGTCGCGAGTGCGCGGACCGGCCGGCGTGGCCCGGCCGAGGCCCTCCTGCGACGGCTCACCTACGGCTCGCGGAACCCGGTGGCCGAACCCGGCCCGGACCCAGGCCGACGATCCTGA
- a CDS encoding malate dehydrogenase — protein sequence MSATPVTVTVTGAAGQIGYALLFRIASGQLLGPDTPVKLNLLEIPQAVKAAEGTAMELDDCAFPLLRGIDIFDDAGQAFSGANVALLVGARPRTKGMERGDLLEANGGIFGPQGKAINDGAADDIRVLAVGNPANTNALIAQAAAPDVPAERFTAMTRLDHNRALAQLAKKLDVSLDEIRKLTIWGNHSATQYPDLFHTEVNGKIAAEQVDETWLKDEFIPTVAKRGAAIIEARGASSAASAANAAIDHVHDWVNGTPDGDWTSAAIPSDGSYGVAEGIISSFPVTSKNGKWEIVQGLEIDAFSREKIDASVAELTEEREAVQKLGLL from the coding sequence GTGTCTGCTACCCCCGTTACCGTCACTGTCACCGGAGCCGCTGGCCAGATCGGTTACGCGCTGCTCTTCCGGATCGCCTCCGGCCAGCTGCTGGGGCCCGACACCCCGGTCAAGCTGAACCTCCTGGAGATCCCGCAGGCCGTCAAGGCCGCCGAGGGCACCGCGATGGAGCTCGACGACTGCGCGTTCCCGCTGCTGCGCGGCATCGACATCTTCGACGACGCCGGCCAGGCGTTCTCCGGAGCCAACGTCGCCCTGCTCGTCGGCGCCCGCCCCCGCACCAAGGGCATGGAGCGCGGCGACCTGCTCGAGGCGAACGGCGGCATCTTCGGCCCGCAGGGCAAGGCCATCAACGACGGCGCCGCGGACGACATCCGCGTCCTGGCCGTCGGCAACCCGGCCAACACCAACGCCCTGATCGCCCAGGCCGCCGCGCCGGACGTCCCGGCCGAGCGCTTCACCGCGATGACCCGTCTCGACCACAACCGCGCTCTGGCCCAGCTGGCCAAGAAGCTCGACGTGTCGCTGGACGAGATCAGGAAGCTCACGATCTGGGGCAACCACTCGGCCACCCAGTACCCCGACCTCTTCCACACCGAGGTCAACGGGAAGATCGCCGCCGAGCAGGTCGACGAGACCTGGCTCAAGGACGAGTTCATCCCGACCGTCGCCAAGCGCGGCGCCGCGATCATCGAGGCCCGGGGCGCGTCCTCGGCCGCCTCGGCCGCGAACGCCGCCATCGACCACGTCCACGACTGGGTCAACGGCACCCCCGACGGCGACTGGACCTCCGCCGCGATCCCGTCCGACGGGTCCTACGGCGTGGCCGAGGGGATCATCTCCTCGTTCCCGGTCACTTCGAAGAACGGCAAGTGGGAGATCGTCCAGGGCCTGGAGATCGACGCCTTCTCCCGCGAGAAGATCGACGCCAGCGTCGCCGAGCTCACCGAGGAGCGCGAGGCCGTGCAGAAGCTGGGCCTCCTCTGA
- a CDS encoding HNH endonuclease signature motif containing protein: MSTGRVAAAHDRLIEAVEELRAATLGASDTEQINVLIACEAARRRLDNLSVGVLAGAERRDVFTSRGYKNSASALSDLLGWERFEARRHVMAAENVVGRTALDGTVLPPRLPATAEVFDAGRTSLRHVEVVAKVLATRAAERLTPEVWSAAEAQIGAKSCEYTPNELQVWGTALVEKLDQDGPEPDDDRPEPEVNELRIVRHRNRPGGKITGRFDDAAMFDTIATVIDAKSKPTSSDETREPAQRQAEALAEVCAYALSHGPAGLVPETGGRRPQISVIISLEDLEKRAKTGMLDFGGRTSAETLRMMACDSAVIPIVFDGKGQPLDVGRATRTIPDGLRRAVIARDRGCAHPGCDRPPSWCEVHHVIPWEEHGETKIDNLVMLCRQHHRLIHHPGWDVRIRDGLPEFLPPAWIDPSRTPRRQPAMISIPGQRRETPSDATRSEPARRSGGVRVANLDDLFGLQRR, encoded by the coding sequence ATGTCCACCGGCCGGGTCGCCGCAGCGCACGACCGCCTCATCGAGGCCGTCGAAGAACTCCGCGCCGCCACCCTGGGCGCGAGTGACACCGAGCAGATCAACGTGCTCATCGCCTGCGAAGCCGCGCGGCGGCGCCTCGATAACCTCTCTGTCGGGGTCCTCGCCGGTGCCGAGCGGCGGGATGTGTTCACCTCGCGCGGTTACAAGAACAGCGCTTCTGCGTTGTCCGATCTTCTCGGCTGGGAGCGGTTCGAGGCCCGCCGCCATGTGATGGCCGCGGAGAACGTGGTGGGCAGGACCGCTCTGGACGGCACCGTCCTACCTCCGCGGCTGCCCGCCACCGCCGAGGTGTTCGACGCCGGTCGCACGAGCCTGCGTCATGTCGAGGTCGTGGCGAAGGTCCTGGCGACCCGCGCCGCGGAGCGGCTCACGCCCGAGGTGTGGTCCGCCGCGGAAGCGCAGATCGGCGCCAAGTCCTGCGAGTACACGCCGAACGAGCTGCAGGTGTGGGGCACTGCGCTGGTCGAGAAGCTGGACCAGGACGGTCCCGAGCCCGATGACGACCGGCCGGAGCCGGAGGTCAACGAGCTGCGGATCGTGCGGCACCGCAACCGGCCGGGCGGGAAGATCACCGGGCGTTTCGACGACGCGGCCATGTTCGACACCATCGCCACGGTGATCGACGCCAAGTCCAAGCCGACGTCGTCAGACGAGACCCGCGAGCCCGCGCAGCGCCAGGCCGAGGCCCTGGCCGAGGTGTGCGCTTACGCGTTATCGCACGGTCCCGCGGGGCTGGTTCCCGAGACGGGTGGGCGTCGCCCGCAGATCTCGGTGATCATCTCCCTGGAGGATCTGGAGAAGCGCGCCAAGACCGGGATGCTGGACTTCGGTGGGCGCACCTCCGCGGAAACGTTGCGGATGATGGCGTGTGACTCCGCGGTCATCCCCATCGTGTTTGACGGGAAGGGTCAGCCCCTCGACGTGGGCCGGGCGACCCGGACAATCCCCGACGGTCTCCGCCGCGCGGTCATCGCCCGGGACCGCGGCTGCGCCCACCCGGGCTGCGACCGGCCGCCGTCGTGGTGCGAGGTCCACCACGTCATCCCGTGGGAAGAACACGGCGAAACGAAGATCGACAACCTCGTGATGCTCTGCCGACAACATCACCGGCTGATCCACCACCCCGGGTGGGACGTCCGCATCCGCGACGGGCTACCCGAGTTCCTCCCACCGGCGTGGATCGACCCCAGCCGGACACCACGCCGACAGCCCGCGATGATCAGCATTCCGGGTCAGCGGCGGGAGACGCCGTCCGATGCGACGAGGTCGGAGCCTGCGCGCAGGTCCGGCGGCGTCCGCGTCGCGAACCTCGACGACCTCTTCGGCCTGCAACGTCGGTGA
- the treZ gene encoding malto-oligosyltrehalose trehalohydrolase, which yields MTDYAVWAPDRRQVTALVDGDRYRLDRGEDGWWRAEIEDNGPSTTYAFLVDDDPTPLPDPRSLSQPEGVHGPSRRYDQDAFWWTDDKWTGRALAGAVLYECHIGTFTDEGTFDAAIGRLDHLVALGIDLVEVLPVNAVDGPRNWGYDGVGWYAVTENYGGPDAFKRFVDAAHARGIGVVLDVVYNHLGPSGAYLDRFGPYFAGRNIWGPSLNLDGPHSDEVRRYVIDNALMWLRDFHVDGLRIDAVHALRDTRAQHVLEQLAVEVTALEAHTGRPLSLIAESDLNDPKLITSREGGGYGLDAQWTDDIHHCLHAVLTGESQGYYADFAEAGLNGLAQVLTRGFLHEGTWSTFRMRSHGAPVDTGKIPGTRFVTYLQNHDQIGNRATGDRLTETLSPGLMACGAALLFTSGFTPMLFMGEEWGARTPWQFFSCFPDPKLREAVRTGRTAEFADHGWAATAGGQEVPDPNAENTFLDSKLDWAESEQEPHTTLLRMHQELIRLRKTWPELSDPWLDSIGVDVHEQARTLVVNRGRLRVVVNLGPEPVTLSLGAVITRILLASEPTQSREDSFTVPGEAFAIAQIDA from the coding sequence GTGACCGACTACGCCGTGTGGGCACCCGACCGTCGGCAGGTCACCGCGCTCGTCGACGGCGACCGGTACCGCCTCGACCGCGGTGAGGACGGCTGGTGGCGCGCCGAGATCGAGGACAACGGCCCCAGCACGACGTATGCGTTCCTCGTCGACGACGACCCGACGCCGTTGCCCGACCCGCGCTCGCTGTCGCAGCCCGAGGGCGTGCACGGGCCGTCGCGGCGCTACGACCAGGACGCGTTCTGGTGGACCGACGACAAGTGGACCGGGCGGGCGCTCGCCGGCGCGGTGCTCTACGAGTGCCACATCGGCACGTTCACCGACGAGGGCACGTTCGACGCCGCGATCGGGCGCCTCGACCACCTGGTCGCGCTCGGCATCGACCTGGTCGAGGTGCTCCCCGTCAACGCTGTCGACGGCCCGCGGAACTGGGGCTACGACGGCGTGGGCTGGTACGCCGTCACCGAGAACTACGGCGGCCCGGACGCGTTCAAGCGTTTCGTCGACGCCGCGCATGCCCGCGGGATCGGCGTCGTTCTCGACGTCGTCTACAACCACCTCGGTCCCTCCGGCGCCTACCTGGACCGCTTCGGTCCCTACTTCGCCGGGCGCAACATCTGGGGCCCTTCGCTGAACCTGGACGGGCCGCACTCCGACGAGGTCCGCCGCTACGTCATCGACAACGCCCTGATGTGGCTGCGCGACTTCCACGTCGACGGCCTGCGGATCGACGCCGTGCACGCGCTGCGCGACACCCGCGCCCAGCACGTCCTGGAGCAGCTGGCAGTCGAGGTGACGGCCCTGGAGGCGCACACCGGCCGTCCGCTGTCGCTGATCGCCGAGTCCGACCTCAACGACCCCAAGCTGATCACTTCCCGCGAGGGCGGCGGCTACGGTCTCGACGCGCAGTGGACCGACGACATCCACCACTGCCTGCACGCGGTGCTCACCGGCGAGTCGCAGGGGTACTACGCCGACTTCGCCGAGGCCGGTCTGAACGGGCTCGCGCAGGTGCTGACCCGCGGGTTCCTGCACGAGGGCACCTGGTCGACGTTCCGGATGCGCAGCCACGGGGCCCCGGTCGACACCGGGAAGATCCCGGGCACCCGGTTCGTGACCTACCTGCAGAACCACGACCAGATCGGCAACCGCGCCACCGGCGACCGGCTCACCGAGACCCTGTCCCCCGGCCTGATGGCGTGCGGGGCGGCGCTGCTGTTCACCTCCGGCTTCACCCCGATGCTGTTCATGGGCGAGGAGTGGGGTGCGCGGACGCCGTGGCAGTTCTTCTCCTGCTTCCCGGACCCGAAGCTGCGCGAGGCCGTCCGCACCGGGCGTACCGCGGAGTTCGCCGACCACGGCTGGGCGGCCACCGCGGGCGGGCAGGAGGTCCCGGACCCGAACGCGGAGAACACGTTCCTGGACTCGAAGCTCGACTGGGCCGAGTCCGAGCAGGAGCCGCACACGACCCTGCTGCGGATGCACCAGGAGCTGATCCGGCTGCGCAAGACGTGGCCGGAGCTCTCGGACCCGTGGCTGGACTCGATCGGCGTCGACGTGCACGAGCAGGCCCGCACGCTGGTGGTCAACCGCGGCCGTCTGCGGGTGGTGGTCAACCTCGGCCCCGAGCCGGTGACGCTCTCTCTCGGCGCGGTGATCACCCGGATCCTGCTCGCGTCCGAACCGACGCAGAGCCGTGAGGACAGCTTCACCGTCCCCGGCGAGGCCTTCGCCATCGCTCAGATCGACGCCTGA
- the treY gene encoding malto-oligosyltrehalose synthase, with amino-acid sequence MTARSLPGSTYRLQFSKDRTFDDAAAIVGYLDRLGVGALYASPLLASGTGSNHGYDVVDPTRVSAERGGEDGRVALLAALRAAGLSMLLDIVPNHLGVAVPKDNPWWWDVLTHGESSRVAHHFDIDWGAGPVLLPVLDADAETALGKLELSDDRSELRYYEHVLPVAPGTGDEGTPQEVHERQHYRLVSWRRGAAELTYRRFFDVSDLAAVRVEDPEVFADTHREVLRWLAEDPTIVGLRIDHPDGLSDPGAYLRRLRAEIGPDRWLLVEKILGVGETLPVSWPIDGTTGYEALREICGVFVDPDGAGLLTQFAAEHTGEKPHAHTVENDGRHLVADELLVAEVRRIADAYHSGPGAGTDPAVSAQDLCDAVAELLCGFPVYRSYLSEGRADADAAVAVARTRRPDLGPVLADLHAALLAEPHGEFATRVQQTSGMVMAKGVEDTAFYRYNRFVALNEVGGDPARFGVSPAEFHTGAATREASTPHTMTSLSTHDTKRSEDVRARLAVLAERPGDWASRVREWSVRHPLPDRSLELLAWQSLVGAWPIDAERLAGYLGKASKEAKLVTSHVNGVPDVDAAIAEWPAAVLGDTELSAEIAAFVDEIAGPGWSNSLGQKLLQMAGPGVPDVYQGTELFEYSLVDPDNRRPVDIGAREAMLARIDEGHLPPVDTHGAAKLLVTAACARLRRSRPELFTGYVPVPAQGPAADHAVAFTRGGGQLVAVATRLPEGLAARGGWGETVLPLPGGATDFHDVVSGKAVDGPAPLLSTLLADYPVALLVRPARPTVTP; translated from the coding sequence ATGACTGCGCGTTCGCTGCCCGGCTCGACCTACCGGCTGCAGTTCTCGAAGGACCGGACGTTCGACGACGCCGCGGCGATCGTCGGCTACCTGGACCGGCTCGGCGTCGGGGCGCTCTACGCCTCGCCGCTGCTGGCCTCGGGCACCGGTTCGAACCACGGCTACGACGTCGTCGACCCGACACGGGTCTCCGCCGAACGGGGCGGCGAGGACGGTCGGGTGGCGCTCCTCGCGGCCCTGCGCGCGGCCGGGCTGAGCATGCTGCTCGACATCGTCCCGAACCACCTCGGCGTCGCGGTGCCGAAGGACAACCCGTGGTGGTGGGACGTGCTCACGCACGGCGAGTCGTCGCGCGTCGCGCACCACTTCGACATCGACTGGGGCGCCGGACCGGTGCTGCTGCCGGTCCTCGACGCCGACGCCGAGACCGCGCTGGGCAAGCTCGAGCTCTCCGACGACCGCTCCGAGCTGCGCTACTACGAGCACGTCCTCCCGGTCGCCCCGGGCACGGGTGACGAGGGCACGCCCCAGGAGGTGCACGAGCGCCAGCACTACCGGCTCGTGTCCTGGCGCCGCGGGGCGGCGGAGCTGACCTACCGCCGGTTCTTCGACGTCTCCGACCTGGCCGCGGTGCGCGTCGAGGACCCGGAGGTCTTCGCCGACACCCACCGCGAGGTGCTGCGCTGGCTCGCCGAGGACCCGACGATCGTCGGCCTGCGGATCGACCACCCGGACGGGCTGTCCGACCCGGGGGCGTACCTGCGCCGGCTGCGCGCCGAGATCGGCCCGGACCGCTGGCTGCTGGTGGAGAAGATCCTCGGCGTCGGTGAGACGCTGCCGGTGTCCTGGCCGATCGACGGCACCACCGGCTACGAGGCACTACGCGAGATCTGCGGCGTGTTCGTCGACCCCGACGGCGCCGGGCTGCTCACCCAGTTCGCCGCCGAGCACACCGGCGAGAAGCCGCACGCGCACACCGTCGAGAACGACGGCCGGCACCTCGTCGCCGACGAGCTACTGGTCGCCGAGGTGCGCCGGATCGCCGACGCCTACCACTCCGGCCCGGGTGCCGGCACCGACCCGGCCGTCTCGGCCCAGGACCTGTGCGACGCGGTGGCCGAGCTGCTCTGCGGCTTCCCGGTCTACCGCAGCTACCTGTCCGAGGGCCGCGCCGACGCCGACGCCGCCGTCGCGGTGGCCCGCACCCGCCGTCCCGACCTGGGCCCGGTGCTCGCCGACCTGCACGCCGCGCTGCTGGCCGAGCCGCACGGCGAGTTCGCCACCCGGGTCCAGCAGACGTCGGGCATGGTGATGGCCAAGGGCGTCGAGGACACCGCGTTCTATCGCTACAACCGGTTCGTCGCGCTCAACGAGGTCGGCGGCGACCCGGCGCGGTTCGGGGTCTCCCCCGCCGAGTTCCACACGGGCGCGGCGACGCGCGAGGCGTCCACACCGCACACGATGACGTCGCTGTCCACGCACGACACCAAGCGCTCCGAGGACGTCCGGGCCCGCCTGGCCGTGCTCGCCGAGCGCCCCGGGGACTGGGCGTCCCGGGTCCGGGAGTGGTCGGTGCGCCACCCGCTGCCGGACCGGTCGCTGGAGCTGCTGGCCTGGCAGAGCCTCGTCGGCGCGTGGCCGATCGACGCCGAGCGTCTGGCCGGGTACCTGGGCAAGGCGTCGAAGGAGGCCAAGCTCGTCACCAGCCACGTGAACGGCGTCCCCGACGTCGACGCCGCGATCGCGGAGTGGCCGGCGGCCGTCCTCGGCGACACCGAGCTGAGCGCGGAGATCGCGGCGTTCGTCGACGAGATCGCCGGGCCGGGGTGGTCGAACTCGCTGGGCCAGAAGCTGCTGCAGATGGCCGGGCCGGGCGTGCCCGACGTCTACCAGGGCACCGAGCTGTTCGAGTACTCCCTGGTGGACCCGGACAACCGGCGCCCGGTCGACATCGGTGCCCGGGAGGCCATGCTGGCCCGGATCGACGAGGGCCACCTGCCCCCGGTCGACACGCACGGCGCGGCGAAGCTCCTCGTCACCGCGGCGTGCGCCCGGCTGCGCCGGTCCCGCCCGGAGCTGTTCACCGGATACGTCCCGGTACCGGCCCAGGGCCCCGCCGCCGACCACGCCGTCGCGTTCACCCGCGGGGGCGGACAGCTCGTCGCGGTCGCCACGCGGCTGCCGGAGGGCCTGGCCGCGCGCGGGGGCTGGGGTGAGACGGTGCTGCCGCTGCCCGGCGGCGCCACCGACTTCCACGACGTCGTCAGCGGCAAGGCCGTGGACGGCCCGGCCCCGCTGCTGTCCACCCTGCTCGCCGACTACCCGGTCGCTCTCCTCGTCCGCCCGGCCCGACCTACGGTGACCCCGTGA